A genome region from Ottowia testudinis includes the following:
- a CDS encoding long-chain fatty acid--CoA ligase, translating into MRAHYKFWPKRLPPAITPPATSLWQNLAVSAMRYPDKAATVFFGSVLTWGQLKHAAERLAAQLQALGVQKGDRVVLNMQNCPQLIVAHFAILRVGAVVVPVNPMNRAEELKHFITDPDAKVAITTADLAGELAGASNALPEGQRLRHLIVTQFTDGFDSNVEGDDAPPAAWRDWLLTHHALPTLAGGQVLAWKDALAFDGPLAETTAGPADLAILPYTSGTTGLPKGCMHTHASVMHNAVACAMWGSATPETIGLVVVPMFHITGLVAVMQAAVYAGSTMIVMPRWDRDLAGRLISRWRVTAWANIPTMVIDLLASPNFASFDLSSLKTISGGGAAMPQAVAQRLLDVYGLAYCEGYGLTETAAPSHQNPVDHPKQQCLGIPFMSTDARVVDPETLQEVPQGEQGEIVIHGPEVFQGYWKRPDATEAAFFELDGKRFFRSGDLGRVDEDGYFFITDRLKRMINASGYKVWPAEVEALMFRHPAIQEACVIATQDAYRGESVKAVVVLRPSHQGQVSEQDIIDWCRDNMAVYKVPRVVQFAGSLPKSGSGKVMWRALQEAEAAPRI; encoded by the coding sequence ATGCGAGCTCACTACAAGTTCTGGCCCAAGCGCCTGCCGCCCGCCATCACGCCGCCCGCCACCTCGCTGTGGCAGAACCTGGCGGTGAGCGCCATGCGCTATCCGGACAAGGCTGCCACCGTGTTCTTCGGCAGCGTGCTGACCTGGGGCCAGCTCAAGCACGCCGCCGAGCGCCTGGCCGCGCAGCTGCAGGCGCTGGGGGTGCAAAAGGGCGACCGCGTGGTGCTGAACATGCAGAATTGCCCACAGCTCATCGTGGCGCACTTCGCAATCCTGCGCGTCGGCGCGGTGGTGGTGCCGGTCAACCCGATGAACCGCGCCGAGGAGCTGAAGCACTTCATCACCGACCCCGACGCCAAGGTGGCCATCACCACCGCCGACCTGGCCGGTGAGCTGGCCGGTGCCAGCAACGCGCTGCCCGAGGGCCAGCGCCTCAGGCACCTGATCGTCACTCAGTTCACGGACGGCTTTGACAGCAACGTTGAAGGCGACGACGCACCGCCTGCCGCCTGGCGCGACTGGCTGCTGACGCACCACGCGCTGCCCACACTGGCTGGCGGCCAAGTGCTCGCGTGGAAGGATGCCCTCGCCTTTGACGGCCCGCTGGCCGAGACCACCGCCGGCCCGGCCGACCTGGCCATCCTGCCCTACACCAGTGGTACCACCGGCCTGCCCAAGGGCTGCATGCACACCCACGCCAGCGTGATGCACAACGCCGTGGCCTGCGCGATGTGGGGCAGCGCCACGCCCGAGACCATTGGCCTGGTGGTGGTGCCCATGTTCCACATCACCGGGCTGGTGGCGGTGATGCAGGCGGCGGTGTATGCCGGCTCCACCATGATCGTGATGCCGCGCTGGGACCGCGACCTGGCCGGCCGTTTGATCTCGCGCTGGCGCGTGACGGCTTGGGCGAACATCCCCACCATGGTGATCGACCTGCTGGCCAGCCCCAATTTCGCCAGCTTTGATCTGAGCAGCCTGAAGACCATCAGCGGCGGCGGCGCGGCCATGCCGCAGGCGGTGGCGCAGCGCCTGCTCGACGTCTATGGCCTGGCCTATTGCGAAGGCTACGGCCTGACCGAAACCGCCGCGCCCTCGCACCAGAACCCGGTCGATCACCCCAAGCAGCAGTGCCTGGGCATTCCGTTCATGAGCACCGACGCGCGCGTGGTTGACCCCGAAACGCTGCAAGAGGTGCCGCAGGGCGAGCAGGGCGAGATCGTAATCCATGGCCCCGAGGTCTTTCAGGGCTACTGGAAGCGGCCCGACGCCACCGAAGCCGCTTTCTTCGAGCTGGACGGCAAGCGGTTTTTTCGCTCAGGCGATCTGGGCCGGGTCGACGAGGACGGTTACTTCTTCATCACCGACCGCTTGAAGCGCATGATCAACGCCAGCGGCTACAAGGTGTGGCCAGCCGAGGTCGAGGCGCTGATGTTCCGCCACCCGGCGATCCAGGAGGCCTGCGTTATCGCCACCCAGGATGCCTACCGCGGCGAATCGGTCAAGGCGGTGGTGGTGCTGCGGCCCAGCCACCAGGGCCAG